A genomic region of Runella rosea contains the following coding sequences:
- a CDS encoding pseudouridine synthase has protein sequence MIPVLHRYFIVNKPYDMHSQFTGVEGRPMLGDLGYPFPEGTHCIGRLDHNSEGLLILTTNKKITHLLFKGKKPHRRTYLLQVYREVKPETLEELKNGVVIRVKDNGIYKTAPCEAKIIEKPANLFQSGWEYPDNIPHTWLLMTLTEGKFRQIRKMMTAVKHRCLRLIRISIENLALDTLQPGEVQEIPEVEFFERVFGKE, from the coding sequence ATGATTCCTGTATTGCACCGCTATTTTATTGTCAACAAACCCTACGATATGCACTCCCAATTTACGGGCGTGGAAGGTCGGCCCATGCTAGGCGATTTAGGCTATCCTTTTCCCGAAGGCACCCATTGCATCGGGCGGCTCGACCACAACTCTGAGGGTTTATTGATTTTAACGACCAACAAAAAAATTACTCACCTGCTCTTTAAAGGCAAAAAACCGCACCGACGAACTTATTTATTGCAGGTGTATCGGGAAGTAAAACCCGAAACGCTGGAAGAACTCAAAAACGGGGTAGTGATTCGGGTCAAAGACAACGGAATCTACAAAACCGCTCCCTGTGAAGCGAAAATCATTGAAAAACCTGCCAATTTGTTTCAAAGCGGCTGGGAATACCCAGACAACATTCCGCACACGTGGCTCTTGATGACCCTGACGGAAGGCAAATTTCGTCAAATCCGCAAAATGATGACCGCCGTAAAGCACCGCTGTCTGCGCCTGATTCGGATCTCAATCGAAAACTTAGCCCTCGACACCCTCCAGCCTGGTGAAGTACAAGAAATTCCCGAAGTGGAGTTTTTTGAGCGGGTTTTCGGGAAAGAATAA